Below is a window of Nocardia asteroides DNA.
CGCAGAGCAACGAGGTCGTCGGCTACGACCTGTCGACCGGCATCGGCGTCGAGGTGGGGCGGTTCCCGACCCTGCGCCAGCCCGACGCGGTGGCCGTCGACGCCCGCACCGGCGACCTGTTCGTGGCCTCGGCCGCGGGCGAAGGTCTGCAGCGGATCGGCGCGGACGAGCGGAAGAGAGGGCAGTGATGGCCGCCAAGTCTCGCGGTTCACGCTCGGCGATCCCGCCGAGCTGGGAAACCAGCAACGATGACTACGAATACGTGCCCCTGCGGCTGCCACCCGACGTCACCCGGGTCACCGCCTCGACGCGACTGGCCATCCAGGCCGAGTTCGGCGGCTGGGAGTTGTCGCGGGTACGCGCCTACACCGACG
It encodes the following:
- a CDS encoding DUF5703 family protein — protein: MAAKSRGSRSAIPPSWETSNDDYEYVPLRLPPDVTRVTASTRLAIQAEFGGWELSRVRAYTDGSRRVLLRRRKNAVLPVPEPGM